Proteins from a single region of Rhinolophus sinicus isolate RSC01 linkage group LG13, ASM3656204v1, whole genome shotgun sequence:
- the PSMA7 gene encoding proteasome subunit alpha type-7 yields MSYDRAITVFSPDGHLFQVEYAQEAVKKGSTAVGVRGKDIVVLGVEKKSVAKLQDERTVRKICALDDNVCMAFAGLTADARIVINRARVECQSHRLTVEDPVTVEYITRYIASLKQRYTQSNGRRPFGISALIVGFDFDGTPRLYQTDPSGTYHAWKANAIGRGAKSVREFLEKNYTDEAIETDDLTIKLVIKALLEVVQSGGKNIELAVMRRDQPLKILNPEEIEKYVAEIEKEKEENEKKKQKKAAS; encoded by the exons ATGAGCTACGACCGCGCCATCACCGTCTTCTCGCCCGACGGCCACCTTTTCCAAGTGGAGTACGCGCAGGAGGCCGTGAAGAAAGGCTCGACTGCG GTTGGCGTTCGAGGAAAGGACATTGTTGTTCTTGGTGTGGAGAAGAAGTCCGTGGCCAAGCTGCAGGATGAGCGAACGGTGCGGAAGATCTGCGCCCTGGACGACAACGTCTGCATGGCGTTCGCAG GCCTCACCGCCGACGCAAGGATAGTCATCAACAGGGCCCGGGTGGAGTGCCAGAGCCACCGGCTGACAGTGGAGGACCCGGTCACCGTGGAGTACATCACACGCTACATTGCTAGTCTGAAGCAG CGCTACACGCAGAGCAACGGGCGCAGGCCGTTTGGCATCTCCGCCCTTATTGTGGGCTTCGACTTTGACGGCACCCCCCGACTCTACCAGACTGACCCGTCGGGCACATACCACGCCTGGAAG GCCAACGCCATCGGCCGGGGCGCCAAGTCAGTGCGTGAATTTCTAGAGAAGAATTACACGGATGAAGCCATCGAAACGGACGATTTGACCATTAAGTTGGTTATCAAGGCCCTCCTGGAA GTAGTTCAGTCAGGCGGGAAGAACATTGAACTGGCCGTCATGCGGCGAGACCAACCCCTCAAG ATTTTAAATCCtgaagaaattgagaaatatgttgccgaaattgaaaaagaaaaagaagaaaacgaaaagaagaaacaaaagaaagcagcATCATGA